Sequence from the Chroogloeocystis siderophila 5.2 s.c.1 genome:
AAAGTCAACAAATGCGGTATCGTAATCAACGAGCAGATTATTATTTTTGCCGCAATTGGTGAAAGAGGAGTTATGAACAAAAAAATCCTTGGTTTTGCTTTATTTCTAGGCTTGCTCACCACTCTGGGAGCATGTGATACGACTGGCACCGGAGGTGGCACAGACCCTGGAGCTAGCCCGCCAGTATCTCCCGCAGAGCCTGGCGTAAGTCCAGCACCATCACCATCTCCATAGCTGTGATGCTGAATAGTTGATAACTTAACTTTTCGTTGGTTCAAGCTATGTTCTCTCCTACAAAGTCAAGTGTCTGTTTTAGGTAGCAGTATTTACCGTTTGCACCTAACAACGCAACTTCTTTGTATTTGTAGGAGAGTATTTTTTTGCATTTCGTCTGCTAGCTTGTTGTCAAAAATCTTTTGATAAAAAACAAATAAATTAAATGATGCTCAATAGAAAAAGTTATAATTCTTCAATCTGACTCGGCGTGCAAAAGACTCGATAAGCTGAAAATTAAAATCCCAAAAATTCTGCGGTCGTGCTGATAAATCAATGTGGCTAAATTCCACCTGATGAAGGATTAAGGAAAGCAGAGTGGCTAGAGTTACGTACGCTAAAGAGTCAAACGAATTATGCTGAAAATTATCAATAAATTGAGTTTGGGGACGAGCGTTAGTCTTTTATGCGGATGGAATGCGTCTTTAGCATCTGCCTTACCACCTTCTGACGATATACCGGAAGAAATTTTACGCACAGAGATTATTACAGAAGCGCGATCGCCAATTGATGGCAAACGACTAAATGCGGCAGAATATGCAGAATTACAAGCGCAATTACAAAATCGTCAAGTGACTCCACCGCTTTCTCCTCAGGTAAGAGAAACTGTACAACTTTTGCGCCTGCGACGTATTATTCGCACGTTGCTGCCATTTTTGCCAATTTAGATTCCCAAAAATAGTATGCTGTAATCATCATTAATACAGCTTTCTGATGCTGCTACGTTATTTTGCTACAGCAAATGATTGCAAATAAATGTAAAGAGTATGTATAAATATGACGTAGAAATAACAAATTTGTTTTAGGTAAGGTATTTTCATGTCTATGACCATCGCCCCAGAACAGGTTGAGCGCATTGTCTGGAATCAGCATGACGATCCGTTTGAAGTGCTAGGTTCTCATCCCATAGAACAAGATGGCAAAACCGTGTGGGTGGTGCGAGCTTATTTACCAAACGCGAGTGCAGCATGGGTGATTCGTCCAGAAGCACGAATTGAACATCAAATGCATCCGGTGCATCATCCCCATTTTTTTGAGTGTACGATCGACGTTTCAGAATTAGCAAACTACCAATTAAAAATCAAAGAAGGCGAACACGAACGAGTGATTTATGACCCGTATGCTTTTCGTTCGCCAAAATTAACTGATTTTGATTTACATTTATTTTCCGAAGGGAACCACCACCGTATTTATGAAAAACTAGGGGCGCATCTGACTGAAGTTGATGGTGTTAAAGGCGTTTATTTTGCGGTTTGGGCACCGAATGCGCGGAATGTGTCAATCCTTGGAGATTTTAATTCCTGGGATGGACGGAAGCATCAAATGCGTAAAGGCGTGACAGGAATTTGGGAATTGTTTATTCCAGAAATCAAAGTTGGCGATCGCTACAAATACGAAATTAAAAACTTCGACGGGCACATCTACGAAAAATCCGACCCCTACGGTTTTCAACAAGAAGTTCGCCCCAAAACCGCCTCAATTGTCGCCGATCTTGATGCTTACGCATGGAACGATGCAGAATGGATGGAGCAGCGGCGTCATACAGATAGCTTAACGCAGCCAATTTCGGTTTACGAAGTTCATTTAGGTTCGTGGTTACACGCTGCCTCAACAGAACCAGCTAAACTCCCTAATGGAGAAACTGAACCAGTCGTTCAGGTTTCTGAACTCCAACCAGGGGCGCGATTTCTGACTTATCGCGAACTTGCGGCCAAACTAATCCCTTACGTTAAAGACTTGGGCTACACGCATATTGAAATGCTACCGATCGCGGAACATCCGTTTGATGGTTCGTGGGGTTATCAAGTCACGGGTTATTATGCTTGTACTTCGCGCTATGGCAGCCCTGAAGATTTTATGTACTTCATCGACCAATGCCATCAGAATGGAATTGGTGTGATTGTTGATTGGGTGCCAGGTCACTTTCCGAAAGATGGTCATGGTTTAGCGTTTTTTGACGGTACGCATCTTTACGAACACGCTGATCCCCGCAAAGGTGAACACAAAGAGTGGGGAACATTAGTTTTTAACTATAGCCGCCATGAAGTTAGAAACTTTTTAGTCGCCAACGCTTTATTTTGGTTTGATAAGTATCACATCGATGGTATTCGAGTTGATGCAGTCGCATCGATGCTGTACCTTGATTATTGCCGTAAAGAAGGCGAATGGCTGCCTAACCAGTATGGTGGACGAGAAAATATCGAAGCTGCTGAGTTTCTACGGCAAACAAATCACGTAATTTTCAGTTACTTTCCTGGTATTCTCTCAATTGCAGAAGAGTCTACCGATTGGCCTATGGTATCGTGGCCAACATACACGGGTGGATTGGGCTTTAATTTAAAGTGGAACATGGGTTGGATGCACGATATGCTGGATTATTTCAGCATGGATCCTTGGTTCCGGCAATTTCATCAAAACAATATCACGTTTAGTATGTGGTACCACCACAGCGAAAACTTCATGCTGGCGCTGTCACACGATGAAGTGGTACACGGTAAGAGCAATATCATTGGTAAAATGCCAGGCGATCGCTGGCAGAAGTTTGCCAGCGTGCGCTGTTTGTTTACGTATATGTTTGCGCATCCTGGCAAGAAAACGCTGTTTATGGGGATGGAGTTTGGGCAGTGGAGCGAGTGGAATGTGTGGGGCGATTTAGAGTGGCACTTGTTGCAATATGAGCCACACCAACAGCTAAAGCGATTCATGAAGGATGTCAACCATCTCTACCGCGCTGAACCAGCTTTATACACGCAAGATTTCGGACAAGCAGGATTTGAATGGATCGACTGTAGCGACAACCGTCATAGTGTTGTTTCCTTCATTCGTCGTGGAAAAGATCCTGAAGATTTTGTCATTGTGGTATGTAATTTCACCCCTCAACCGCATTCGCATTATCGAATTGGTGTTCCAGAGTTTGGATTCTATACTGAAATCTTTAACAGTGATGCCCGCGAGTATGGTGGTAGCAATATGGGAAATTTAGGTGGTAAGTGGGCTGAGGAATGGTCTTATCACAATCACTCTTACTCAATTGATCTATGTCTACCACCTTTAGGTGTACTTATTCTAAAACTCGATGGCGAGAAAACGGCGCAAGCGTTGCGTAAGTAATTGCGTTGCATGAATTTAAGCCCACAGACTAAAGTCTAGGGCTTGATAAATAAAGTGTGCCTGCGCAAACTCCAAGCAAAGGTCAGAAATTAGAGGTTGGAGGTTAACGTTAAAAGCTAATTGGGCAGCGGATGAATTTGCAGCTAAACAAACCCTGTACACCTTCGTGGACTTCAGTGTACGAAGGTACACTTTACTTGAGTAGCCCCGATTTCAATCGAGGAGTGTGTAAGATTCATGCAACAGGTCATTTGGTTAGCCCACCTTGGGTTAAAATGGGCTGCCAATCCGCATTTCCCTTCCGCGTCAGTGTGATGAAATCCTTAAATAGAAAGACTGACTGAATGTTCTCAATAGTAAGTAACTGTTGCGCCAACACTGGAGTATCTTTCTGATCGACTCCCTGCTGTAGCGTCAGGGCTTTGGTGCTGATGGACTCATTCAAATTGAGCTTGATACAGCTGGGGCTAGGAGTGGTTTCAATCGAGAGAAGTTGCATAGCTTAATCCTTAAGCTCAAAGCGAACAACCACAGCGTAGTAAGCTTGATTTCAGCAAATGTGGTGTTTAATTTCGATCCTAGCTTGCTGCCAGTTAGCTGTATGGTTACTATATAAGGAGATTTAATGATGTCTACTTTAACAATTCGTTTATCTGATAATTAATAAGAGAGTTTACAAGAAGCTTTTTCAAAAATTTTCAGCGATCGCTTTAG
This genomic interval carries:
- the glgB gene encoding 1,4-alpha-glucan branching enzyme; the encoded protein is MSMTIAPEQVERIVWNQHDDPFEVLGSHPIEQDGKTVWVVRAYLPNASAAWVIRPEARIEHQMHPVHHPHFFECTIDVSELANYQLKIKEGEHERVIYDPYAFRSPKLTDFDLHLFSEGNHHRIYEKLGAHLTEVDGVKGVYFAVWAPNARNVSILGDFNSWDGRKHQMRKGVTGIWELFIPEIKVGDRYKYEIKNFDGHIYEKSDPYGFQQEVRPKTASIVADLDAYAWNDAEWMEQRRHTDSLTQPISVYEVHLGSWLHAASTEPAKLPNGETEPVVQVSELQPGARFLTYRELAAKLIPYVKDLGYTHIEMLPIAEHPFDGSWGYQVTGYYACTSRYGSPEDFMYFIDQCHQNGIGVIVDWVPGHFPKDGHGLAFFDGTHLYEHADPRKGEHKEWGTLVFNYSRHEVRNFLVANALFWFDKYHIDGIRVDAVASMLYLDYCRKEGEWLPNQYGGRENIEAAEFLRQTNHVIFSYFPGILSIAEESTDWPMVSWPTYTGGLGFNLKWNMGWMHDMLDYFSMDPWFRQFHQNNITFSMWYHHSENFMLALSHDEVVHGKSNIIGKMPGDRWQKFASVRCLFTYMFAHPGKKTLFMGMEFGQWSEWNVWGDLEWHLLQYEPHQQLKRFMKDVNHLYRAEPALYTQDFGQAGFEWIDCSDNRHSVVSFIRRGKDPEDFVIVVCNFTPQPHSHYRIGVPEFGFYTEIFNSDAREYGGSNMGNLGGKWAEEWSYHNHSYSIDLCLPPLGVLILKLDGEKTAQALRK
- a CDS encoding NifU N-terminal domain-containing protein, translating into MQLLSIETTPSPSCIKLNLNESISTKALTLQQGVDQKDTPVLAQQLLTIENIQSVFLFKDFITLTRKGNADWQPILTQGGLTK